Proteins encoded within one genomic window of Candidatus Binatia bacterium:
- a CDS encoding cupin domain-containing protein → MEHPPHVFHWNDLPWDNPLAGADPARQPPKELVDAARKSGAKRKKVVRGEAGFYMNRSTMGPGFRVPPHQHDHDELIVVLSGGCVFDNGLADLGPGDSIVIHGGTRYGFTCAEEGMEFLTIRTGEATVTLEPKS, encoded by the coding sequence ATGGAGCATCCACCGCACGTCTTTCATTGGAACGACCTCCCCTGGGACAACCCGCTTGCCGGAGCAGATCCCGCACGCCAGCCTCCCAAAGAACTCGTGGACGCGGCACGAAAGAGCGGCGCGAAGCGCAAGAAGGTCGTTCGAGGCGAGGCCGGTTTCTACATGAACCGTTCGACGATGGGCCCAGGCTTTCGCGTGCCTCCCCACCAGCACGACCACGACGAACTCATCGTCGTGCTCTCCGGCGGCTGCGTATTCGACAACGGGCTCGCCGATCTCGGGCCCGGCGACTCCATCGTGATCCACGGCGGTACACGCTACGGGTTCACGTGCGCAGAAGAAGGAATGGAGTTCCTGACGATCCGGACCGGCGAAGCGACGGTCACGCTCGAACCGAAGAGCTGA
- a CDS encoding IS3 family transposase (programmed frameshift) — translation MASKRHDAAQIIAKLREAEVELGRGKKTGEVCRKLGVTEQTYYRWRKEYGGLRTDQARRLKELERENGRLKRLVADQALDVAILKEAAKGKFLSPPRRRQAVDHVQKKMAVSERRACRVLGQARSTQRRRPCEKPGEKALVARMIDLATEYGRYGYRRITRMLRTEGFRVNHKRVERLWRREGLKVPQKQPKRGRLWLNDGSCVRLRAEHRNHVWSYDFVHDRTHDGRPIRMLTMIDEFTRESLAIRVARRMCSEDVLDVLTELFVERGTPEYLRSDNGPEMTANAVRDWLDRVGVKTLFIEPGSPWENGYIESFNGRLRDELLNGEIFYTVQEAKILTQWWRLEYNHVRPH, via the exons ATGGCAAGCAAGCGACACGATGCTGCACAGATCATCGCGAAGCTGCGTGAGGCGGAGGTCGAGCTGGGGCGGGGCAAGAAGACGGGCGAGGTCTGCCGGAAACTCGGCGTCACCGAGCAGACCTACTATCGATGGCGCAAGGAGTACGGCGGTCTTCGGACGGACCAGGCGCGACGGCTCAAGGAGCTGGAGCGAGAGAACGGTCGGCTCAAGAGGCTGGTGGCCGACCAGGCACTCGACGTGGCGATCCTGAAGGAAGCCGCGA AAGGGAAATTTCTGAGCCCGCCCAGGAGACGCCAGGCCGTGGATCACGTGCAGAAGAAGATGGCGGTGTCGGAGCGGCGGGCGTGTCGAGTTCTGGGGCAAGCGCGATCGACGCAGCGACGTCGGCCGTGCGAAAAACCGGGCGAGAAGGCGCTGGTGGCGAGGATGATCGATCTTGCGACGGAGTATGGTCGCTACGGCTACCGGCGCATTACGCGGATGCTGCGCACCGAGGGCTTTCGAGTGAACCACAAGCGGGTCGAGCGTCTGTGGCGACGGGAGGGGCTGAAAGTGCCGCAGAAGCAGCCCAAACGAGGCCGCCTGTGGCTGAACGACGGCTCGTGCGTGCGCCTTCGGGCCGAGCACCGCAACCACGTCTGGTCCTACGATTTCGTGCACGACCGGACGCACGATGGACGTCCGATCCGCATGCTGACGATGATCGACGAATTCACTCGGGAGAGCCTGGCGATCCGGGTCGCGCGACGGATGTGCTCCGAGGACGTGCTCGATGTCCTGACCGAGCTCTTCGTCGAGCGCGGCACGCCGGAGTACCTGCGCTCGGACAACGGCCCAGAGATGACAGCCAACGCGGTGCGAGACTGGCTTGACCGAGTCGGAGTGAAGACGCTCTTCATCGAGCCGGGAAGTCCGTGGGAGAACGGCTACATCGAGAGCTTCAACGGAAGGCTTCGCGATGAACTTCTCAACGGCGAGATCTTCTACACGGTGCAGGAGGCAAAGATCCTGACCCAATGGTGGCGGCTCGAGTACAACCACGTCCGACCGCACAG
- a CDS encoding amidohydrolase family protein, with protein MQNGFKIFDADAHVVEPKDLWERFLDKPYQHRVSWRQPFPGMDRFRPATVDGRYTQSHKTLYGRQQEAVRWTTEAMVAKYGDVVNRGFDGPGVAESMRREGVDLMVLYGPGYDMWIDGIDPDLQAAMARAYNRWAEEMRETSGGRVLAAGPVPLSDMKRAVEEVRYAYEHLGIRCFWARPNPFQHRTLGDPFFNPLWEILQDLDVPFATHEFMGLVGPSAGEDRFSSFVEWHTCVHQMEAQMAMLAMIVHGVFERFPRLRVAYMEAGSAWLPSWLHRIEEHLELAGWLEAPECTKSPAEYFQRNCWITTECDEQLVYHVIDELGSERILFETDYPHPDSKYPKAVETFLSQAKVSDDSKRKILWDNALDFYRFPESHLPSEFLEAKG; from the coding sequence ATGCAGAACGGATTCAAGATCTTCGACGCCGATGCGCACGTCGTGGAACCCAAAGACCTCTGGGAACGGTTCCTCGACAAGCCCTACCAGCATCGGGTCTCCTGGAGGCAACCTTTCCCAGGGATGGACCGATTCCGCCCGGCCACCGTCGACGGACGCTACACCCAGAGCCACAAGACTCTCTACGGTCGCCAGCAAGAAGCCGTTCGGTGGACCACCGAGGCGATGGTGGCCAAGTACGGCGACGTCGTGAACCGCGGGTTCGACGGCCCCGGCGTAGCCGAGAGTATGCGCCGCGAGGGCGTCGACCTCATGGTCCTCTACGGGCCGGGCTACGACATGTGGATCGACGGTATCGATCCGGACCTCCAGGCAGCCATGGCTCGCGCGTACAATCGCTGGGCCGAGGAGATGCGCGAGACGTCCGGGGGCCGCGTTCTCGCCGCCGGGCCCGTCCCTCTCTCCGACATGAAACGAGCGGTCGAAGAAGTGCGCTATGCCTACGAACATCTCGGCATTCGTTGCTTCTGGGCACGGCCCAACCCGTTTCAACACCGGACGCTCGGCGATCCCTTCTTCAATCCGCTGTGGGAGATCCTGCAGGACCTCGACGTGCCGTTCGCCACGCACGAATTCATGGGACTCGTCGGACCGTCGGCGGGGGAAGATCGCTTCTCCAGCTTCGTCGAGTGGCATACGTGCGTACATCAAATGGAAGCGCAGATGGCCATGCTCGCGATGATCGTGCACGGCGTATTCGAGCGCTTCCCGCGCCTGCGCGTCGCCTACATGGAGGCCGGCTCGGCGTGGCTGCCCTCGTGGCTGCACCGGATCGAAGAACACCTGGAGCTCGCGGGCTGGCTCGAAGCACCGGAATGCACGAAATCGCCGGCTGAATACTTCCAGCGCAACTGCTGGATCACCACCGAGTGCGACGAACAGCTCGTGTACCATGTCATCGACGAGCTCGGCTCCGAGCGCATCCTCTTCGAGACCGATTATCCGCACCCCGACTCGAAGTACCCGAAGGCGGTCGAGACCTTCTTGTCACAGGCCAAGGTCTCCGACGATAGCAAGCGCAAGATTCTGTGGGACAACGCGCTGGACTTCTACCGCTTCCCCGAATCCCACCTCCCTTCCGAGTTCTTGGAGGCGAAGGGCTGA